A section of the Labrus bergylta chromosome 21, fLabBer1.1, whole genome shotgun sequence genome encodes:
- the mlst8 gene encoding target of rapamycin complex subunit lst8 — translation MNVNQGTVGSDPVILATAGYDHTVRFWQAHSGICTRTVQHQDSQVNSLEVTPDRSMIAAAGYQHIRMYDLNSNNPNPVINYDGVSKNITSVGFHEDGRWMYTGGEDCMARIWDLRSRNLQCQRIFQVNAPINCVCLHPNQAELMVGDQSGVIHIWDLKTDHNEQLIPEPEVSVNSVHIDPDASYMAAVNSSGNCYVWNLAGGIGDEVTQLIPKTKIPAHKRYSLRCKFSPDSTLLATCSADQTCKIWRTSNFSLMTELSIKSNNPGETSRGWMWDCAFSGDSQYIVTASSDNLARLWCVETGEIKREYSGHQKAVVCLAFNDSVLG, via the exons ATGAATGTGAACCAGGGGACGGTGGGCAGCGACCCGGTCATCCTGGCCACGGCTGGATACGACCACACGGTCCGGTTCTGGCAGGCTCACAGTGGGATCTGCACCAGGACGGTCCAGCACCAGGACTCT CAAGTGAATTCTCTTGAGGTCACACCTGACAGGAGCATGATCGCAGCTGCAG GATATCAGCACATCCGCATGTACGACCTAAATTCAAACAACCCCAACCCGGTAATCAACTACGATGGCGTCAGCAAAAACATCACGTCCGTGGGCTTCCATGAAGACGGTCGCTGGATGTACACGGGAGGAGAAGACTGCATGGCTCGCATATGGGACCTCAG GTCAAGAAACCTACAGTGTCAGAGAATATTTCAGGTCAACGCTCCGATCAACTGTGTGTGCCTGCATCCCAACCAG gcagagCTGATGGTTGGAGACCAGAGTGGTGTGATCCACATCTGGGATCTGAAAACCGACCACAACGAACAGCTGATCCCCGAGCCAGAGGTCTCGGTCAACTCGGTTCACATCGACCCAGACGCGAGCTACATGGCGGCAGTCAACAGCTCG GGAAACTGTTACGTGTGGAACCTCGCTGGAGGAATCGGAGATGAGGTGACGCAACTCATTCCCAAGACTAAAATCCCCGCACACAAACGCTACTCGCTCCGCTGCAAATTTAGCCCTGATTCCAC GCTGTTGGCCACCTGCTCTGCAGACCAGACCTGTAAGATCTGGAGGACGTCCAACTTCTCTCTGATGACAGAGCTGAGCATCAAGAGCAACAATCCCGGGGAGACGTCCAGAGGCTGGATGTGGGACTGCGCTTTCTCTGGAGACTCCCAGTACATCGTCACTG CCTCTTCAGACAACCTGGCTCGCCTGTGGTGCGTGGAGACCGGCGAGATCAAGAGGGAGTACAGCGGGCACCAGAAGGCCGTGGTGTGTTTGGCCTTTAACGACAGCGTGCTgggctga